In Macaca fascicularis isolate 582-1 chromosome X, T2T-MFA8v1.1, one DNA window encodes the following:
- the PORCN gene encoding protein-serine O-palmitoleoyltransferase porcupine isoform X8 — MVWVVLLSLLCYLVLFLCRHSSHRGVFLSVTILIYLLMGEMHMVDTVTWHKMRGAQMIVAMKAVSLGFDLDRGEVGAVPSPVEFMGYLYFVGTIVFGPWISFHSYLQAVQGRPLSCRWLQKVARSLALALLCLVLSTCVGPYLFPYFIPLDGDRLLRKWLRAYESAVSFHFSNYFVGFLSEATATLAGAGFTEKKDHLEWDLTVSKPLNVELPRSMVEVVTSWNLPMSYWLNNYVFKNALRLGTFSAVLVTYAASALLHGFSFHLAAVLLSLAFITYVEHVLRKRLARILSACVLSKRCPPDCSHQHRLGLGVRALNLLFGALAIFHLAYLGSLFDVDVDDTTEEQGYGMAYTVHKWSELSWASHWVTFGCWIFYRLIG; from the exons ATGGTTTGGGTCGTGctgctcagcctcctgtgctACCTCGTGCTGTTCCTCTGCCGACATTCCTCCCATCGAGGCGTCTTCCTCTCTGTCACCATCCTCATCTACCTACTCATGGG TGAGATGCACATGGTAGACACCGTGACATGGCACAAGATGCGAG GGGCCCAGATGATTGTGGCCATGAAAGCGGTGTCTCTGGGTTTTGACCTGGACCGGGGCGAGGTGGGTGCGGTGCCCTCGCCGGTGGAGTTCATGGGCTACCTCTACTTCGTGGGCACCATCGTGTTCGGGCCCTGGATATCCTTCCACAGCTACCTACAAGCTGTCCAAGGCCGCCCACTG AGCTGCCGATGGCTGCAGAAGGTGGCCCGGAGCCTGGCACTGGCCCTGCTGTGCCTTGTGCTGTCCACTTGCGTGGGTCCCTACCTCTTCCCGTACTTCATCCCCCTCGATGGTGACCGCCTCCTTCGCAA GTGGCTGCGAGCCTACGAGAGTGCTGTCTCCTTCCACTTCAGCAACTATTTTGTGGGCTTTCTGTCCGAGGCCACAGCCACGTTGGCGGGGGCTGGCTTTACCGAGAAGAAGGATCACCTGGAATG GGACCTGACGGTGTCTAAGCCACTGAATGTGGAGCTGCCTCGGTCAATGGTGGAAGTTGTCACAAGCTGGAACCTGCCTATGTCTTATTGGCTAAATAACT ATGTTTTCAAGAATGCTCTCCGCCTGGGGACCTTCTCAGCTGTCCTGGTCACCTATGCAGCCAGCGCCCTCCTACAT GGCTTCAGCTTCCACCTGGCTGCGGTCCTGCTATCCCTGGCTTTTATCACTTACGTGGAGCATG tCCTCCGGAAGCGCCTGGCTCGGATCCTCAGTGCCTGTGTCTTGTCAAAGCGGTGCCCGCCAGACTGTTCACACCAGCATCGCTTG GGCCTGGGGGTGCGAGCCTTAAATTTGCTCTTTGGAGCCCTGGCCATCTTCCACCTGGCCTACCTGGGCTCCCTGTTTGATGTCGATGTGGACGACACCACAGAGGAGCAG GGCTATGGCATGGCATACACTGTCCACAAGTGGTCAGAGCTCAGCTGGGCCAGTCACTGGGTCACTTTTGGATGCTGGATCTTCTACCGTCTCATAGGCTGA